The Sorangiineae bacterium MSr11367 genome window below encodes:
- a CDS encoding bifunctional aminotransferase class I/II-fold pyridoxal phosphate-dependent enzyme/GNAT family N-acetyltransferase, which yields MEASEHLQIVEEIHGEARRRKLFFQQCTDAALIDRQVTVNGKHLLSFSSCSYLSLENHPALVQGVHDAVDRYGTQFSSSRGYLSAPAYEELETRLSEIFDGHALVVPTTTLGHQCVLPVLASEKDALILDHQVHQSVQVGATLARAAGTRVEVVRHGELERACDLVARLARRMRTVWFACDGVYSMYGDLAPARLLRQLLDIAPNVRIYVDDAHGMSWAGRHGRGSFLSRMPLSPRIVLVTSMVKAFAAGGAVAVFADPRERERVRMCGGPLLFSGPLQPPMLGAALASARVHLSDEIVERQSELRERVDLCNRLIKDASLPLLVENESPIFYMRLGLPRVAFAVAERLMAEGMYVNVSIYPSVPMKRAGIRLALTSAHTPEDVKRVVSALARHVPEVLKEEGLSRHELDGMFEHAVPSESLRSSVYERASSRPPVMSAPLMVQVSHTIHEVDRALWNRTLGGVGACSWDAMATAEKLFSNQREPQHNWKFWYVVIREQNGNPVCVTHFTQSLNKDDMLMRAEVSEAVEARRTRQPHFLSSEVIMTGSPLSEGNHIYLDRRGPWRAALDWMLHLGHEQYEAVQANMFMLRDMPDGDAEMDAFMLDRGFVKMPMLDSHRLEIRWKDENELAATLSKRKRQHLRLQIERAALFDVRSHGVGSDRGEPLDAAEQAHLWRLYRNVATRKRRLNVYELPESMVAAFLASPAWEVVTLRLPASAGGPADGLPIAWYAAHVHGEHYAPFLCGFDYRYVLSHGAYRQALYQMVVRARKRGKRVVHLGMDADIEKSRFGSHAIKNCIYAQVRDHYNGAVLREIVAEVGVGSAPPASCRATEFRQDSVA from the coding sequence ATGGAAGCTTCCGAGCACTTGCAGATCGTCGAAGAGATTCACGGTGAAGCACGCCGGCGGAAGCTCTTCTTTCAACAATGCACCGATGCCGCGTTGATTGACCGTCAGGTTACTGTCAACGGCAAGCACCTGCTGTCGTTCTCCTCGTGTTCGTACCTATCGCTGGAGAACCATCCCGCGCTGGTGCAGGGCGTGCACGATGCCGTCGATCGCTATGGCACTCAGTTTTCCTCGTCGCGCGGGTACCTTTCGGCGCCCGCGTACGAGGAGCTCGAAACGCGGCTTTCGGAGATTTTCGACGGGCACGCGCTGGTCGTTCCGACCACGACGTTGGGCCATCAGTGCGTGCTTCCCGTGCTGGCCAGCGAGAAGGACGCGTTGATTCTCGATCATCAAGTGCACCAGAGCGTGCAAGTCGGCGCCACCCTCGCGCGGGCGGCCGGCACGCGCGTGGAGGTCGTGCGCCACGGCGAGCTGGAACGCGCATGCGATCTGGTGGCGCGGCTCGCGCGGCGCATGCGCACGGTGTGGTTCGCGTGCGATGGCGTCTACAGCATGTACGGCGATCTCGCGCCGGCGCGCCTTCTGCGTCAGCTTTTGGACATCGCGCCGAACGTGCGCATCTACGTCGACGACGCACACGGTATGAGCTGGGCGGGACGGCACGGGCGCGGCAGCTTCTTGTCGCGCATGCCGCTGAGTCCACGCATCGTGCTGGTCACCTCGATGGTGAAGGCCTTTGCGGCAGGCGGCGCGGTGGCGGTGTTCGCCGATCCCCGCGAACGGGAGCGGGTGCGCATGTGCGGTGGACCGCTGCTCTTTTCGGGACCGTTGCAGCCGCCCATGCTGGGCGCGGCGCTCGCATCGGCGCGCGTGCATCTATCGGACGAAATCGTGGAGCGCCAGAGCGAGCTGCGCGAGCGGGTGGACCTGTGCAATCGCCTCATCAAGGACGCGAGCTTGCCGCTCTTGGTCGAAAATGAATCGCCCATCTTCTACATGCGGCTCGGGCTACCCCGAGTGGCCTTCGCCGTGGCCGAGCGGCTGATGGCCGAGGGTATGTACGTCAACGTCTCGATCTATCCCTCGGTACCGATGAAGCGCGCGGGCATCCGCCTGGCGCTGACCAGTGCGCACACGCCGGAGGACGTGAAACGGGTGGTCTCCGCACTCGCCCGTCACGTGCCCGAGGTGTTGAAGGAAGAAGGCCTGTCGCGGCACGAGCTCGATGGCATGTTCGAGCACGCGGTTCCGTCGGAATCGCTTCGCAGCAGCGTGTACGAGCGCGCTTCGTCGCGCCCGCCGGTGATGAGTGCCCCGCTGATGGTCCAAGTGAGCCACACGATCCACGAGGTGGATCGCGCACTTTGGAACCGGACACTCGGAGGCGTCGGCGCCTGCAGCTGGGACGCCATGGCCACGGCCGAGAAGCTTTTTTCGAATCAGCGCGAGCCGCAGCACAATTGGAAATTCTGGTACGTGGTCATCCGCGAGCAAAACGGAAACCCCGTTTGCGTCACGCACTTCACGCAGAGCCTGAACAAGGACGACATGTTGATGCGCGCGGAGGTGTCGGAGGCCGTGGAGGCACGGCGCACGCGCCAGCCGCATTTTCTCTCGTCCGAGGTCATCATGACCGGATCGCCCCTGTCCGAGGGCAACCATATTTACCTCGACCGGCGCGGCCCGTGGCGGGCGGCGCTCGACTGGATGCTCCACCTCGGCCACGAGCAGTACGAGGCCGTGCAGGCGAACATGTTCATGCTGCGCGACATGCCCGACGGCGACGCCGAGATGGATGCCTTCATGCTCGACCGCGGCTTCGTCAAAATGCCGATGCTCGATTCACACCGGCTCGAGATCCGGTGGAAGGACGAGAACGAGCTCGCCGCCACCCTGTCCAAGCGAAAGCGACAGCACTTACGCCTGCAGATCGAGCGCGCCGCACTCTTCGACGTGCGGAGCCACGGCGTGGGCAGCGATCGAGGCGAACCGCTCGATGCGGCGGAGCAGGCTCATTTGTGGCGCCTTTACCGCAACGTCGCCACGCGCAAGCGGCGGTTGAACGTGTACGAGCTGCCCGAGAGCATGGTGGCGGCGTTTCTCGCGTCGCCCGCCTGGGAGGTGGTGACGTTGCGCTTGCCGGCGTCCGCGGGAGGCCCCGCCGATGGCCTGCCCATCGCCTGGTATGCCGCCCACGTGCACGGCGAGCACTACGCACCGTTTTTGTGCGGGTTCGACTACCGCTACGTGCTCAGTCACGGCGCGTACCGGCAGGCGCTCTATCAAATGGTGGTGCGCGCGCGGAAACGCGGCAAGCGCGTGGTGCACCTGGGCATGGACGCGGACATCGAAAAGAGCCGCTTTGGCTCGCACGCCATCAAGAATTGCATCTACGCGCAGGTCCGCGACCACTACAACGGTGCGGTCCTGCGCGAGATCGTCGCCGAAGTCGGCGTGGGCTCGGCGCCCCCCGCTTCGTGCCGAGCCACCGAATTCCGACAGGATTCGGTCGCATGA
- a CDS encoding Spx/MgsR family RNA polymerase-binding regulatory protein, producing the protein MAKGKDSVTVLAYAKCSTCNNALKWLKSHGIEPEVRPIVDAPPTSAELAKWIPASGVGVRKWLNTSGQSYRALGKAKFDAASDAEIARWLTEDGKLVKRPVLVKGSQVLVGFREEAYAELFG; encoded by the coding sequence ATGGCCAAAGGGAAAGATAGCGTCACGGTTCTCGCGTACGCGAAGTGCTCCACCTGCAACAACGCCCTCAAGTGGCTCAAATCCCACGGGATCGAGCCGGAGGTGCGTCCCATCGTCGACGCGCCGCCCACCTCCGCCGAGTTGGCCAAGTGGATCCCCGCGAGCGGCGTGGGCGTGCGCAAATGGCTCAATACGAGCGGCCAGAGCTACCGTGCCCTGGGCAAGGCCAAGTTCGACGCGGCCTCGGACGCCGAAATCGCTCGGTGGCTGACCGAAGATGGCAAACTCGTCAAGCGTCCCGTGCTCGTGAAAGGCTCGCAAGTGCTCGTCGGCTTCCGAGAAGAAGCCTACGCAGAGCTTTTCGGATGA
- the argB gene encoding acetylglutamate kinase has product MAVSQAPIVLKLGGDVVAGPYLGAIATDVVALARSGTPVVLVHGGGPQATALQKQLGQTPNIVGGRRITDQATLDVMKMTLAGKVNVDLCAALVAAGARPVGLHGASSCVIRAVKRPPLVVSGGGPDPIDFGFVGDVTGLHHELLSLLLGAGYVPVLACLGADEAGNVYNINADVVANQSAIALGARSLFLVTDVPAVLRDVADPTSRIPRLSLADGKKAIADGVVTKGMIPKLEESFAAIAAGVRAVHIVGRLQPGDLAREAAEPGSVGTVLVP; this is encoded by the coding sequence CTGGCCGTGAGTCAGGCTCCCATCGTTTTGAAGCTCGGCGGCGACGTCGTCGCCGGGCCTTACCTCGGTGCGATCGCCACGGACGTCGTGGCGCTCGCGCGCTCGGGCACGCCCGTGGTGCTCGTGCACGGTGGCGGGCCCCAGGCCACGGCGCTGCAAAAGCAACTCGGCCAGACGCCGAACATCGTCGGCGGCCGACGCATCACCGACCAGGCCACGCTCGACGTGATGAAGATGACCCTCGCCGGCAAGGTGAACGTCGACCTCTGCGCCGCGCTGGTGGCCGCAGGCGCGCGCCCCGTCGGCCTTCATGGCGCGAGCTCCTGCGTGATTCGCGCGGTGAAGCGACCGCCGCTCGTGGTCAGCGGCGGCGGGCCCGATCCCATCGACTTCGGCTTCGTGGGCGACGTCACTGGGCTGCACCATGAGCTGCTCTCGCTGCTTCTCGGCGCAGGGTACGTCCCGGTGCTGGCCTGCCTCGGTGCCGACGAAGCCGGCAACGTGTACAACATCAACGCCGACGTCGTGGCCAATCAGTCGGCCATCGCGCTGGGTGCTCGCTCGCTGTTCCTCGTCACCGACGTTCCGGCCGTGCTGCGCGACGTCGCTGATCCCACCTCGCGCATCCCACGTCTCTCGCTGGCCGACGGCAAGAAGGCCATCGCCGACGGCGTCGTGACCAAGGGAATGATCCCCAAGCTGGAAGAGTCCTTCGCCGCCATCGCCGCTGGCGTTCGCGCCGTTCACATCGTCGGGCGGCTCCAGCCGGGCGATCTCGCCCGCGAAGCCGCCGAACCTGGAAGCGTCGGCACCGTGCTCGTGCCGTAG
- a CDS encoding M20/M25/M40 family metallo-hydrolase — protein MNHRAEDAAHWLEGKTTEMEEALRPLVEQNSFTDNADGGRLVGARLREQTFAIHGLRCAVHPSSRYADHLVFSSDGAAGASPIALVGHLDTVFPPGTFEGYRRDGSLARGPGVLDMKGGLVVVAFALRAVAETAGLDAIPPVRLVIVADEEVGSPEGYAIIQAAARGSASALVFEAGRKADAIITRRKGTAGITAIASGKAAHAGANHRDGINAIWALSRFIDKAQGWTDYDRGITVNCGKISGGQGKNTVPDHAEALFDARFVSNADADRLVAAFHEAAAQIGEAGSDVAGASIRIEGGIARRPLERTDASAALLRAYGDCARVSGLGDGEAALIGGGSDASTTADIGIPSIDGLGPRGTGFHTKDELIEVDTLVPKAQALARYLLAVLAVMVLAGCGRARTPEEEPTPEIRVVPGAAQRSLWIGHGVDAGVTDAGDAG, from the coding sequence GTGAACCATCGCGCGGAAGACGCTGCACACTGGCTCGAGGGCAAGACGACGGAGATGGAGGAGGCGCTTCGCCCTTTGGTGGAGCAAAATTCCTTCACCGACAATGCGGACGGTGGACGCCTCGTGGGGGCGCGGCTGCGCGAGCAGACCTTTGCCATCCACGGGCTCCGTTGTGCGGTGCATCCGAGTTCTCGTTATGCCGATCACCTGGTGTTCTCGAGCGACGGCGCTGCAGGCGCTTCGCCCATCGCGCTGGTGGGGCATCTCGATACGGTGTTTCCGCCCGGTACCTTCGAGGGCTACCGCCGCGATGGGTCGCTCGCGCGCGGTCCCGGCGTGCTCGATATGAAGGGCGGGCTCGTCGTGGTGGCCTTTGCGCTGCGCGCCGTGGCCGAAACCGCGGGGCTCGATGCGATTCCGCCCGTGCGCCTGGTGATCGTTGCCGATGAAGAGGTGGGCTCGCCCGAAGGGTACGCCATCATTCAGGCGGCCGCGCGTGGATCGGCGTCGGCGCTCGTCTTCGAGGCCGGTCGCAAGGCCGACGCCATCATCACACGCCGCAAGGGAACGGCGGGCATCACGGCCATCGCCTCGGGCAAGGCCGCGCATGCGGGGGCCAACCACCGCGACGGCATCAACGCCATCTGGGCGCTTTCGCGCTTCATCGACAAGGCGCAAGGCTGGACGGACTACGATCGCGGCATCACCGTCAACTGCGGCAAAATCAGCGGAGGGCAGGGCAAGAACACGGTGCCTGACCACGCCGAGGCCCTCTTCGATGCGCGCTTCGTCTCGAATGCCGACGCCGATCGTCTCGTCGCCGCCTTCCACGAGGCCGCCGCCCAAATAGGAGAGGCGGGGAGTGACGTCGCCGGTGCGAGCATTCGGATCGAGGGCGGCATCGCCCGCCGCCCGCTCGAGCGCACCGATGCCAGTGCCGCGCTTCTTCGGGCATACGGCGACTGCGCCCGCGTGTCCGGTTTGGGCGACGGCGAGGCCGCGCTCATCGGCGGTGGCTCGGACGCGAGCACCACGGCGGACATCGGCATCCCGTCGATCGATGGACTCGGTCCGCGCGGCACCGGCTTTCACACGAAGGACGAGCTCATCGAGGTCGACACCCTCGTTCCCAAGGCCCAGGCCCTCGCGCGGTACCTTCTTGCCGTCCTGGCGGTGATGGTCCTCGCCGGTTGCGGCCGCGCACGGACGCCCGAGGAGGAACCCACGCCCGAAATACGCGTCGTTCCGGGCGCAGCGCAGCGCTCTCTCTGGATAGGCCACGGCGTGGATGCCGGCGTGACGGATGCCGGCGACGCCGGCTGA
- a CDS encoding family 43 glycosylhydrolase — MNCSNEYEVTSDPFFRIYDPSAGESEPWYINDHAFIRGPDGTWHLFGITHTEPAAPLDEKSFAHATSPSLADGPWQKQPPALVADPAYGETLLWAPYILLHEGTYYMFYCAGSEDHARYRIRLATSTDLWTWTRAPEPLFEDGFDARDPMVIRVGDRWVMYYTATLEPSGGAHVVAYRTSKDLHHFGERRIAFRDPSSGTFGGPTESPFVVARDGGYYLFIGPRDAYSSTAVYFSDDPFHFEPSQRVGAIASHAAEVVQDADGTWYASAAGWGQGGVYLARLRWEPVKYVTVNRPAYRAIVQVAPRAALRSFVAKFPGAEPRELLASSFRATGPYLSVGAFGVTDRPGAPVQVEASADGARLALKGIPMGNEPVTLDWTFTFGEEHIDQAFTWHVAGEMTSVWESAAGLETIFPWVGDAENLRREGDVAGFGPWSLAGDEGTSLVLAYRTGSAWREDNRWFSPAQGYIAWQPLWKNGGVPLRAGTYPGGLFRMAASARGSDRGFADRIAADLNGAVV, encoded by the coding sequence ATGAACTGCTCGAACGAGTACGAGGTGACATCGGATCCGTTCTTCCGGATTTACGATCCGAGCGCCGGCGAATCCGAGCCTTGGTACATCAACGACCACGCATTCATCCGAGGACCGGATGGCACGTGGCATCTGTTCGGCATCACGCACACGGAGCCGGCTGCGCCGCTCGACGAGAAGTCCTTCGCGCATGCGACGTCGCCATCCCTGGCCGATGGGCCATGGCAGAAGCAGCCTCCAGCGTTGGTGGCGGATCCCGCCTACGGGGAAACGCTACTCTGGGCGCCGTACATCCTGCTGCACGAGGGCACGTACTACATGTTCTACTGCGCCGGCAGCGAGGATCACGCGCGCTACCGCATCCGCCTGGCCACATCGACGGATCTCTGGACGTGGACGCGCGCCCCCGAGCCACTCTTCGAGGATGGCTTCGATGCGCGCGATCCGATGGTGATCCGCGTCGGCGATCGCTGGGTGATGTACTACACCGCCACGCTCGAGCCCTCCGGCGGCGCGCACGTGGTCGCGTACCGAACGAGCAAGGATCTGCACCACTTCGGGGAGCGGCGCATCGCATTTCGGGATCCCTCGAGTGGAACCTTTGGCGGCCCGACGGAATCGCCGTTCGTCGTCGCGAGGGACGGCGGGTATTACCTCTTCATCGGGCCGCGCGATGCGTATTCGTCGACGGCCGTGTACTTCAGCGACGACCCGTTTCACTTCGAACCTTCGCAGCGGGTCGGAGCGATCGCGTCGCACGCCGCGGAGGTGGTGCAAGATGCCGATGGCACCTGGTACGCGAGCGCCGCCGGCTGGGGCCAGGGCGGCGTTTACCTCGCGCGGCTGCGTTGGGAGCCGGTGAAATACGTGACGGTGAACCGCCCTGCGTACCGCGCCATCGTGCAGGTGGCGCCTCGGGCGGCGCTGCGCTCATTCGTGGCGAAGTTTCCCGGCGCCGAACCGCGTGAGCTTCTCGCATCGTCGTTCCGCGCGACGGGGCCGTACCTGTCGGTGGGGGCTTTCGGCGTGACGGATCGGCCAGGTGCACCGGTGCAGGTCGAGGCCAGCGCGGATGGTGCGCGCCTCGCGCTGAAGGGCATTCCGATGGGCAACGAGCCGGTGACCCTCGATTGGACCTTCACCTTCGGCGAGGAGCACATCGATCAAGCGTTCACCTGGCACGTCGCCGGAGAGATGACGTCCGTTTGGGAGAGCGCCGCCGGGCTTGAAACGATCTTCCCCTGGGTCGGCGACGCGGAGAACCTTCGTCGCGAAGGTGACGTCGCCGGGTTCGGGCCGTGGTCGCTCGCCGGCGACGAAGGCACGAGCCTCGTGCTGGCGTACCGCACCGGTTCGGCATGGCGCGAGGACAACCGGTGGTTTTCCCCCGCGCAAGGCTATATCGCATGGCAGCCGCTCTGGAAAAATGGAGGCGTACCCTTGCGTGCAGGAACGTACCCGGGCGGTCTCTTTCGCATGGCCGCGAGCGCACGCGGCAGCGACCGCGGCTTTGCCGATCGCATCGCGGCCGATCTGAACGGCGCCGTGGTATGA
- the argC gene encoding N-acetyl-gamma-glutamyl-phosphate reductase, giving the protein MAKRFKAAVIGGSGYGGAEIIRRLLRHPEVELVRVASVDFIGEPVTVAHPNLEGQTDLRFEGISPAEAAAGMDVVLLGLPHKVSAQKMPELMESGARVVDLSGDFRLRDKDVYKRYYGAEHPCPKLLAGTFVYGLPELHREAIRAARYVASPGCFATTIELALLPLAKRGWLEGEVEVVGITGSSGSGVVPSAGTHHPVRANNLKTYKPLDHQHIPEIVQTLGDAGAKDVALRFVPVSAPLSRGIFATSFAHVKESVSPDEIRAAFAETFAHEPFVRVPSKRLPEVAAVKGTNYAEVAVVPGEVRDGKRVVACFAATDNLIKGGAGQAIQSMNLILGLDERLTLEDPGGWP; this is encoded by the coding sequence ATGGCAAAGCGATTCAAAGCCGCCGTCATCGGCGGCAGCGGTTACGGTGGGGCGGAGATCATCCGACGACTTTTGCGGCACCCGGAGGTCGAGCTCGTTCGCGTGGCGTCGGTCGACTTCATTGGCGAGCCCGTCACGGTGGCGCATCCCAATTTGGAAGGTCAAACCGATCTGCGATTCGAAGGGATTTCACCCGCCGAGGCCGCAGCGGGGATGGACGTGGTGCTCCTCGGCCTCCCGCACAAGGTGAGCGCGCAGAAGATGCCCGAGCTCATGGAGTCGGGCGCACGCGTGGTGGACCTATCGGGTGATTTCCGCCTTCGCGACAAAGACGTTTACAAGCGTTACTACGGCGCCGAGCACCCGTGTCCCAAGTTGCTGGCGGGAACCTTCGTGTACGGTCTGCCCGAGCTCCATCGCGAGGCCATTCGCGCGGCGCGTTACGTGGCGTCGCCGGGTTGTTTCGCCACCACCATCGAACTGGCCTTGTTGCCGCTGGCCAAGCGTGGCTGGCTCGAGGGCGAGGTCGAAGTGGTGGGCATCACCGGCTCGTCGGGCAGCGGGGTCGTGCCCAGCGCGGGAACGCATCACCCCGTGCGCGCGAACAACCTGAAGACGTACAAGCCGCTCGATCATCAGCACATCCCGGAAATCGTGCAGACGTTGGGCGATGCCGGTGCCAAGGACGTGGCGCTTCGCTTCGTGCCGGTGAGCGCCCCGCTCTCGCGCGGCATCTTCGCGACGTCGTTCGCGCACGTGAAGGAGAGTGTTTCTCCCGACGAGATCCGCGCCGCCTTCGCGGAGACGTTTGCGCACGAGCCGTTCGTCCGCGTGCCATCGAAGCGCTTGCCCGAGGTCGCGGCGGTCAAAGGCACCAACTACGCCGAGGTGGCCGTGGTTCCGGGCGAAGTCCGCGATGGGAAACGCGTGGTCGCGTGCTTTGCCGCGACGGACAACCTCATCAAGGGCGGCGCGGGCCAGGCGATTCAGTCGATGAACTTGATCCTCGGGCTCGACGAGCGGCTCACGTTGGAAGATCCGGGCGGCTGGCCGTGA
- a CDS encoding aldehyde dehydrogenase family protein, with product MAARKSTATKTKGNRVSQVKPTNGAALSHVDEPVVPVRLRIAKAYKMYVGGAFVRSESGRYFQVKSHETSIDADPSVINIPRGSRKDVRDAVLTAKNAQEKWAARTAFNRGQILYRLAEVMESRRDELISSLVRGGASAKNAAAETDAAIDRAIYYAGFCDKYQSLVASSNPVSGPHFGFSVPEPMGVVGVVAPEAPALLGLVSTVLPVITGGNTVVAIATDRDPRTAIVLCECLATSDLPGGVINVLTGQAAEMAPILAKHREVIAIDAWVRDKELRATLEREGAGSIKRVKTHASPSERFWLEDGEGQGLGWIERFLETKTVWHPVGV from the coding sequence TTCCCAAGTGAAGCCGACCAATGGTGCTGCTCTCTCCCATGTGGACGAGCCGGTGGTGCCGGTGCGTCTGCGCATTGCGAAGGCGTACAAGATGTACGTGGGCGGCGCCTTCGTACGCTCCGAGTCGGGGAGGTACTTCCAAGTGAAGAGCCACGAAACGAGCATCGACGCGGATCCGTCGGTCATCAACATTCCGCGCGGCTCGCGCAAGGACGTGCGCGACGCCGTGCTCACGGCGAAGAATGCCCAAGAGAAATGGGCCGCGCGCACGGCGTTCAATCGCGGGCAGATCCTCTATCGCCTCGCCGAGGTGATGGAGTCGCGGCGCGATGAATTGATTTCCTCGCTGGTGCGCGGCGGCGCGAGCGCGAAGAATGCTGCAGCGGAAACGGATGCGGCCATCGATCGCGCCATCTATTACGCGGGCTTTTGCGACAAGTACCAATCGCTGGTGGCGTCGTCGAATCCCGTGAGCGGTCCGCACTTCGGATTCAGCGTGCCCGAGCCGATGGGGGTCGTGGGCGTGGTGGCTCCGGAGGCGCCGGCGCTGCTCGGGCTAGTGTCCACGGTGCTTCCCGTGATCACCGGCGGCAATACCGTGGTGGCCATTGCGACGGACCGCGATCCGCGGACGGCGATCGTCTTGTGCGAGTGCCTCGCGACCAGCGATTTGCCGGGCGGCGTGATCAACGTGCTCACCGGGCAGGCCGCGGAGATGGCGCCGATCCTGGCGAAGCACCGTGAGGTCATCGCCATCGACGCGTGGGTGCGCGACAAGGAGCTGCGTGCGACGCTCGAGCGTGAGGGCGCGGGCAGCATCAAGCGCGTGAAGACCCACGCCTCGCCGTCCGAGCGATTCTGGCTCGAGGACGGCGAAGGGCAGGGGCTAGGCTGGATCGAGCGCTTCCTCGAGACGAAGACCGTCTGGCATCCGGTCGGCGTCTAA
- a CDS encoding protein kinase, with protein MVERASSPIASDPDDPFAWIGHALEGRYDVEKVVGEGGFAVVYRGHHKGLDDAVAIKCLKIPRKLAGEERERFLQSFLDEGKLLHRLSRANANIVQALDVGATTSPNGTWTPYLVLEWLEGESLDDELRARSRKDLPPRSLEETLALLEPAARALATAHAQGIAHRDIKPANLFLCTVAGKRIIKVVDFGIAKVLGESTDLQRAHEATGMSLHAFTPRYGAPEQFDRRFGATGPWTDVFALALIVVEMVAGHSAMQGDSAQLFVASSNVQHRPTLRALDVDVGPAADAIEEVLLRALAVDPKERYGTAGDFWDALMLAAKATTIVDALAAQPVTAVRPKVPVDPLAPTVPSLRVPDTTRVDGLRPDPSISTAMASVDVPARAPAPKSPFLWITLAGAAALGVVWFAFRAPAESPPARAATPVASSSAPTKASPSVVSAPPPLASTSAAPSSAPAPVPPPMPCSSGLVPYVDTSVGYALCIPNELRDIVAVDGAIRKGELELTMRGGYLQPPATTLDSMFERDKADDPETGRTILSGKTEKTANAFSLAGTVHGKSFFQRTVTTTDRFATFQLVYPTADRKTIEPKLEHMMPTFIIGSKLPR; from the coding sequence ATGGTCGAACGAGCTTCATCGCCCATAGCCTCGGATCCGGACGACCCGTTCGCGTGGATCGGCCACGCGCTCGAGGGTCGTTACGACGTCGAGAAGGTGGTCGGCGAGGGCGGATTTGCGGTCGTGTATCGAGGGCACCACAAGGGCCTCGACGACGCGGTGGCCATCAAGTGCCTCAAGATTCCGCGCAAGCTGGCGGGGGAAGAACGCGAGCGCTTTCTGCAGTCGTTCCTCGACGAGGGAAAGCTCTTGCACCGGCTCTCGCGGGCAAACGCCAACATCGTGCAAGCGCTGGACGTGGGCGCCACGACGTCGCCCAACGGCACGTGGACACCGTACCTGGTGCTCGAGTGGCTCGAGGGCGAGTCGCTCGATGACGAACTTCGCGCGCGCTCGCGCAAGGATCTGCCGCCGCGGAGCCTGGAGGAGACCTTGGCGTTGCTCGAGCCGGCAGCCCGCGCGCTGGCCACGGCGCATGCGCAGGGCATCGCCCACCGGGACATCAAGCCGGCAAACCTGTTTCTGTGCACGGTCGCGGGCAAGCGGATCATCAAGGTCGTCGATTTCGGCATCGCGAAGGTCCTCGGCGAGTCCACGGATCTGCAGCGCGCGCACGAGGCGACGGGGATGTCACTCCACGCTTTCACACCGCGCTACGGTGCGCCGGAGCAATTCGATCGGCGCTTCGGGGCCACGGGGCCGTGGACCGACGTGTTTGCGCTGGCCCTCATCGTCGTGGAGATGGTCGCGGGCCATTCGGCGATGCAAGGCGACAGCGCGCAGCTGTTCGTGGCATCGAGCAACGTTCAGCATCGGCCGACGTTGCGTGCGCTCGATGTCGATGTGGGACCTGCGGCGGATGCCATCGAGGAGGTGCTGCTTCGCGCACTCGCCGTCGACCCGAAGGAGCGCTACGGGACCGCGGGCGACTTTTGGGACGCGCTGATGCTCGCGGCGAAAGCGACGACCATCGTCGATGCGTTGGCCGCGCAACCCGTGACCGCCGTTCGTCCGAAGGTGCCGGTCGATCCGCTCGCACCCACCGTGCCGTCATTGCGCGTGCCCGATACGACTCGAGTCGACGGACTCAGACCCGATCCTTCGATCAGCACGGCCATGGCCTCGGTCGATGTACCTGCGCGCGCGCCGGCGCCCAAGAGCCCCTTCCTATGGATCACGCTCGCCGGCGCCGCGGCCCTCGGCGTCGTGTGGTTCGCCTTTCGCGCGCCGGCCGAATCGCCGCCGGCCCGCGCAGCCACGCCCGTCGCGTCGTCGTCGGCGCCCACGAAGGCTTCACCCTCCGTGGTCTCGGCGCCGCCACCCCTCGCCTCGACGAGCGCGGCACCGAGCAGCGCCCCTGCACCGGTGCCGCCACCCATGCCATGCTCGTCCGGGCTCGTCCCGTACGTGGACACCAGCGTGGGTTACGCGCTGTGCATTCCCAACGAGCTCCGCGACATCGTGGCCGTCGACGGCGCCATCCGCAAAGGGGAGCTCGAGCTGACCATGCGCGGTGGCTACCTGCAGCCGCCGGCCACCACGCTGGACTCGATGTTCGAACGCGACAAGGCTGACGATCCCGAGACGGGCCGCACCATCCTTTCTGGCAAAACCGAAAAAACGGCAAATGCCTTTTCGCTGGCGGGCACCGTTCATGGCAAATCGTTCTTCCAACGAACCGTCACCACCACGGACCGATTTGCCACGTTCCAGCTGGTCTACCCGACGGCGGATCGCAAAACCATCGAGCCCAAGCTCGAGCACATGATGCCGACCTTCATCATTGGGAGCAAATTACCGCGTTAG